A genomic window from Prochlorococcus sp. RS04 includes:
- the bioB gene encoding biotin synthase BioB yields MANSNNQLLKEIRFDWKKEEILEILNMPLIDLMWESQTVHRKFNKYDIQLASLFSVKTGGCEENCLYCSQSIYSASEIKSHPQFQVEEVLARAQVAKNEGADRFCMGWAWREIRDGKSFNAMLEMVSGVRDLGMEACVTAGMLTEEQALRLADAGLTAYNHNLDTSPEHYKNIITTRTYQDRLDTIKRVRNAGINVCCGGIIGLGETNGDRASLLEVLSNMNPHPESVPINSLVAIEGTGLEDNKEIDSIEMIRMIATARILMPKSKIRLSAGREKLSKEAQILCFQCGANSIFYGDELLTTSNPSFQSDRKLLKEVGVSFNKDFETCEKTLSSL; encoded by the coding sequence ATGGCTAATTCGAATAATCAGTTATTAAAAGAAATTAGGTTCGATTGGAAAAAAGAGGAGATTTTGGAAATACTTAATATGCCTCTTATTGATTTAATGTGGGAATCACAAACAGTTCACAGGAAATTTAACAAATACGATATTCAATTAGCATCATTGTTCAGCGTAAAAACTGGGGGATGTGAGGAAAATTGTTTGTACTGTAGCCAATCAATTTATAGTGCCAGCGAAATCAAAAGTCATCCACAGTTTCAAGTTGAAGAGGTTTTAGCAAGGGCTCAAGTAGCAAAAAATGAGGGTGCAGATAGGTTTTGTATGGGTTGGGCGTGGAGAGAAATTAGGGATGGGAAATCTTTTAATGCAATGTTGGAGATGGTGAGCGGTGTAAGAGATTTAGGGATGGAAGCATGCGTTACTGCTGGGATGCTTACCGAAGAACAAGCTTTAAGACTGGCTGATGCAGGTTTAACTGCGTATAACCACAATCTTGATACTAGTCCCGAGCATTATAAAAATATTATTACGACTAGAACTTATCAAGACAGACTAGATACTATCAAAAGAGTAAGGAATGCAGGAATAAATGTTTGTTGTGGAGGAATAATAGGCTTGGGGGAAACTAATGGCGATAGAGCATCTCTTTTGGAAGTGCTTTCAAACATGAATCCGCACCCGGAAAGTGTTCCTATAAATTCATTAGTAGCTATTGAAGGCACTGGTTTAGAAGATAATAAAGAAATTGATTCTATTGAAATGATAAGGATGATAGCTACAGCAAGAATTCTTATGCCTAAAAGTAAAATAAGACTAAGTGCAGGGAGAGAAAAGCTTTCAAAAGAAGCACAAATATTGTGTTTTCAATGTGGGGCAAATTCAATTTTTTATGGAGATGAGTTACTCACAACTTCAAATCCATCTTTTCAATCAGATAGAAAACTTCTTAAAGAGGTTGGAGTATCATTTAACAAAGATTTTGAAACTTGTGAAAAAACATTATCTTCTTTATGA
- the recR gene encoding recombination mediator RecR — translation MITYTKPLSKLIGHFEKFPGIGPRTAQRLALFILKQPESTIRDFSKALLEAHSNVGRCKKCFNLTSEDECEICRNTERNQKLICVVAETKDLLALERAREFKGVYHVIGGLISPMDSVGPELLEIRSLVERVSKSEIDEIILALTPSVEGDTTSLYIGKLLAPFTKVTRIAYGLPMGSELEYVDEVTLARALEGRTKLN, via the coding sequence TTGATTACTTATACCAAACCACTTTCAAAATTAATCGGTCATTTTGAGAAATTCCCAGGGATTGGTCCAAGAACAGCGCAACGATTAGCCCTGTTTATTTTAAAACAACCTGAAAGTACAATAAGAGATTTTTCAAAGGCTCTGTTAGAAGCACATAGTAATGTAGGTCGTTGCAAAAAATGTTTCAATTTGACTTCAGAAGATGAATGTGAAATTTGTAGAAATACTGAAAGAAATCAAAAACTAATTTGTGTAGTAGCAGAAACCAAAGATTTGCTTGCTTTGGAGCGTGCCAGAGAATTTAAAGGTGTTTACCATGTTATTGGTGGTTTAATATCCCCAATGGATTCTGTAGGTCCCGAACTCTTAGAAATAAGAAGCTTGGTAGAAAGAGTTAGTAAGTCTGAAATAGATGAGATCATATTGGCATTGACCCCCAGTGTTGAGGGAGATACAACAAGTCTTTATATTGGAAAATTATTAGCCCCTTTTACTAAAGTTACGAGGATTGCATATGGGCTCCCAATGGGGAGTGAACTTGAATATGTGGATGAAGTTACACTTGCAAGGGCCTTAGAAGGAAGAACAAAACTAAATTAG
- the lysA gene encoding diaminopimelate decarboxylase, whose product MEEKQSFLKQKIDLESPNRNIVPISTFIEGDGKLSVGGCSIEELVKKYDSPLYILDEITLRNSCKAYKKSLEKYYPGKSLPIYASKANSSIFMSSLVSSEGLGLDAVSEGELLTAIKGGVPNEKIVFHGNNKSDKELEFAVRNNIKVIVDNDYDLERLDEISNSFNHDLEIMIRFTPGIECHTHEYIRTGSFDSKFGFGIEYLNILFNRISNTKYLKLKGLHAHIGSQIFELDPHKDLGEIMVKVILDAKKFGHNIEELNVGGGLGIRYTESDDPPSIDEWVKTISSSVVEACKKYNLDFPTLMCEPGRSIVSTAGITIYKIGAFKEIPGIRTYLSVDGGMSDNPRPITYQSNYSACLVSNPLNINSKNKYTIAGKHCESGDVLFKEIELAECKTGDLICVFGTGAYNNSMSSNYNRIPRPAALLVKDGEAEIIQKRETPLDLLKYDVLPDRFIKQN is encoded by the coding sequence ATGGAAGAAAAACAATCTTTTTTAAAACAAAAAATTGACTTGGAAAGTCCTAACAGAAATATTGTTCCTATTTCAACATTCATTGAAGGAGATGGGAAATTGTCAGTTGGTGGATGTTCTATTGAAGAACTTGTTAAAAAATATGATTCTCCTCTTTATATCTTAGATGAAATCACTTTAAGAAATTCTTGTAAAGCGTACAAAAAATCATTAGAAAAATATTACCCAGGAAAATCCTTGCCCATATATGCTTCTAAGGCAAATAGTTCCATATTCATGAGTAGTCTTGTTTCCTCTGAAGGTTTAGGACTTGATGCTGTTTCAGAAGGAGAACTATTAACCGCTATTAAAGGTGGAGTTCCAAATGAAAAAATTGTTTTTCATGGTAACAACAAATCAGACAAAGAATTAGAATTCGCAGTTAGAAATAATATTAAGGTTATTGTAGATAATGATTACGACTTAGAAAGATTAGATGAGATCTCAAATTCATTTAATCATGATTTAGAAATAATGATTCGCTTTACTCCTGGGATAGAATGTCATACACATGAATATATTAGAACTGGATCATTTGATAGCAAATTTGGTTTCGGAATAGAATATTTAAATATATTATTCAACAGAATCAGCAATACAAAATACCTAAAATTAAAAGGTTTACATGCTCATATTGGTTCACAGATTTTTGAACTTGACCCTCATAAGGATCTGGGAGAAATAATGGTAAAGGTTATCTTAGACGCCAAAAAATTTGGTCATAATATTGAGGAACTAAATGTTGGAGGGGGTTTAGGTATCAGGTATACAGAAAGTGATGATCCCCCTTCAATAGATGAATGGGTTAAAACAATTTCTTCTTCCGTTGTTGAAGCTTGTAAAAAATACAACTTAGATTTTCCCACATTAATGTGCGAACCTGGTAGATCTATTGTATCTACAGCAGGTATAACCATTTACAAAATTGGAGCATTTAAAGAAATTCCCGGTATCAGAACATATTTATCTGTTGATGGTGGTATGAGTGATAATCCAAGACCAATTACATATCAATCAAATTATTCTGCATGTTTAGTAAGTAATCCATTAAATATTAATTCCAAAAATAAATACACTATTGCTGGTAAGCACTGCGAATCGGGTGATGTTTTGTTTAAGGAAATTGAACTCGCAGAATGTAAAACCGGAGATCTTATATGTGTTTTTGGTACTGGTGCATATAATAACTCAATGAGTTCTAACTACAACAGAATTCCAAGACCTGCTGCTCTATTAGTTAAAGATGGAGAGGCAGAAATTATTCAAAAAAGAGAAACCCCATTGGATCTTTTAAAATATGACGTATTACCTGATCGCTTTATCAAACAAAATTAG
- the cdaA gene encoding diadenylate cyclase CdaA — protein sequence MNFWGIINLKVLLDVLFAVGFGLLLFSRVKEQRTLWLLRGYLFLVSSAWFIQRYAYLPLTTKLIDALVLACSLSLAILWQGELRRLMELLGTGRLAVLLGNPPKEFRATSTTITQLVDTAGKLSQNRRGALIVVDLGSDLRPEDFLYSGTNIEAQLSTDLLINLFATDTPLHDGAVLVKGNKIISAGVILPLSRQGISRYGTRHLAALGITERFDRCICIVVSEETGTLSLANQGKLERPITSSRLQELLANLIGNQNSMGGNKASLSKNVSSQKAGSSDNIINDINKKESEKPEIFINKQD from the coding sequence GTGAATTTCTGGGGGATTATAAATTTAAAGGTTTTATTAGATGTCTTATTTGCTGTTGGTTTCGGACTATTATTATTCTCTAGAGTAAAAGAACAACGGACATTATGGCTTCTAAGAGGATATTTGTTTTTAGTATCATCCGCATGGTTTATTCAAAGATATGCATACTTACCACTAACAACAAAATTAATTGATGCTTTAGTCCTCGCTTGCTCCCTCTCATTAGCGATCCTTTGGCAAGGAGAGTTAAGAAGATTAATGGAATTACTAGGCACAGGGAGGCTAGCTGTATTACTTGGGAATCCACCAAAGGAATTTAGAGCAACTTCAACTACTATTACTCAATTAGTTGATACTGCCGGTAAACTCTCTCAAAATAGAAGAGGTGCTTTAATCGTTGTAGATTTGGGAAGTGATTTAAGACCTGAAGATTTTTTATATTCAGGAACCAATATTGAGGCACAATTATCAACTGACCTTTTAATAAATCTTTTTGCTACAGATACGCCTTTACATGATGGAGCAGTTCTTGTGAAAGGAAATAAAATAATTTCTGCTGGCGTAATACTTCCTCTCTCAAGACAAGGAATAAGTAGATATGGCACAAGACATTTAGCAGCATTAGGAATTACAGAAAGATTTGACAGATGTATTTGTATTGTTGTTTCTGAAGAAACAGGTACGTTATCATTAGCAAACCAAGGCAAACTCGAAAGGCCAATTACTAGCAGCAGGTTACAAGAACTTCTCGCAAATTTGATTGGAAATCAAAACTCTATGGGAGGAAATAAAGCATCTTTAAGTAAAAATGTTTCATCCCAAAAAGCGGGCTCGAGTGATAATATCATCAATGATATTAATAAAAAAGAGTCAGAAAAACCAGAAATTTTTATTAACAAACAGGATTAA
- the trhO gene encoding oxygen-dependent tRNA uridine(34) hydroxylase TrhO, whose protein sequence is MKGKNYKIVSLYSFFPFQENLILDLKNKLLEIENEYDLSGLFIFASEGINGTICAEKNVIDIVINLLNKYADNRNLNIKVNFSKNKIFKKLKIKIKKEIVTMGVPEINPLENNGTYIDSANWNKLIKNQNTIVIDTRNNYEVSIGTFQNSINPNTKNFSEFPKWVDDHLDTLLENKESTNIAMFCTGGIRCEKATTLLKKKGYKNIYHLQGGILQYLDDIPKEKNLFEGECYVFDKRVALDQELEKGSYSICHACGMPVSIKDQERKEYRKGIQCHFCIDQFSDDDRKRFEERQKQIDRLKVENHKIQKD, encoded by the coding sequence ATGAAAGGCAAAAATTATAAAATAGTTTCTCTTTACTCTTTCTTCCCATTTCAAGAAAACTTAATTCTTGATCTAAAAAATAAATTATTAGAAATCGAAAATGAATACGATCTTTCAGGTTTATTTATTTTTGCTAGTGAGGGCATTAATGGAACTATTTGTGCTGAGAAAAATGTAATTGACATTGTTATCAATTTACTTAATAAATATGCAGATAATAGAAACTTGAATATTAAGGTAAACTTTTCAAAAAACAAAATCTTCAAAAAATTAAAAATAAAAATCAAGAAAGAAATAGTTACAATGGGAGTCCCTGAAATAAACCCTCTAGAAAATAATGGGACCTATATTGACTCAGCTAATTGGAATAAGTTAATTAAAAATCAAAATACAATAGTCATTGATACTAGAAATAATTATGAAGTGTCTATAGGTACATTTCAGAACTCTATAAACCCAAATACAAAAAACTTTAGCGAATTCCCCAAGTGGGTAGATGATCATTTAGATACCCTTTTAGAAAATAAAGAGTCTACAAATATAGCAATGTTTTGTACCGGAGGAATAAGATGTGAAAAAGCTACTACTTTGCTTAAAAAGAAAGGTTATAAAAATATATATCACCTACAAGGGGGTATCCTTCAATACCTTGATGATATACCAAAAGAAAAAAACTTATTTGAAGGTGAATGTTATGTTTTTGATAAAAGAGTTGCTTTAGACCAAGAATTAGAAAAAGGCTCATACTCGATTTGTCATGCATGTGGCATGCCAGTTTCGATTAAAGATCAAGAAAGAAAAGAATATAGAAAGGGTATCCAATGTCATTTTTGCATAGATCAATTCAGTGATGATGATAGGAAAAGGTTTGAAGAGAGACAAAAACAGATTGATAGATTAAAAGTGGAAAATCATAAAATCCAAAAGGACTAA
- a CDS encoding ATP-dependent Clp protease ATP-binding subunit has product MFERFTEKAIKVIMLAQEEARRLGHNFVGTEQILLGLIGEGTGVAAKVLKSLGVNLKDSRIEVEKIIGRGSGFVAVEIPFTPRAKRVLELSLEEARQLGHNYIGTEHLLLGLIREGEGVAARVLENLNIDLTKVRTQVIRMLGETAEVGTGTNTTKGNLKTATLDEFGTNLTKLASESKLDPVVGRHSEIDRVVQILGRRTKNNPVLIGEPGVGKTAIAEGLAQRIQTGDIPDILEDKRVLTLDIGLLVAGTKYRGEFEERLKKIMEEIKSAGNVILVIDEVHTLIGAGAAEGAIDAANILKPALARGELQCIGATTLDEYRKHIERDAALERRFQPVMVGEPSIEDTIEILKGLRERYEQHHRLKITDDALEAAAHLGDRYISDRFLPDKAIDLIDEAGSRVRLINSKLPPEAKQIDRELRQVQKQKEESVRDQNFDQAGQLREKEMELSAKIKEVLDNKKETAAGDQTDVDNSVKSDSKLLQSPLVSEEDVAHIVASWTGVPVQKLTETESVKLLNMEETLHQRLIGQDEAVKAVSRAIRRARVGLKNPNRPIASFIFSGPTGVGKTELTKSLASYFFGSEEAMIRLDMSEFMERHTVSKLIGSPPGYVGFNEGGQLTEAVRRRPYTVVLFDEVEKAHPDVFNLLLQLLEDGRLTDSKGRTVDFKNTLLIMTSNIGSKVIEKGGGGLGFEFSGDSVEDSQYNRIKSLVNEELKQYFRPEFLNRLDEIIVFRQLTKNEVKEIAEIMLQEVFVRLQDKGIKLNVTDAFKERLVEEGYNPSYGARPLRRAVMRLLEDSLAEEVLSGRIKDGDNALVDIDDNKKVTINISSEESSQELAGANF; this is encoded by the coding sequence ATGTTTGAAAGATTTACAGAAAAGGCTATAAAGGTCATCATGCTTGCTCAAGAGGAAGCTAGAAGACTTGGTCATAATTTTGTTGGAACTGAACAAATTCTTTTGGGGTTAATTGGAGAAGGAACTGGGGTCGCAGCGAAAGTACTTAAATCACTAGGAGTTAATTTAAAAGACTCAAGGATAGAGGTGGAAAAGATAATAGGCAGAGGATCAGGTTTTGTAGCTGTAGAAATACCTTTTACACCTAGGGCTAAAAGAGTTTTAGAACTGTCTTTAGAAGAGGCTCGTCAACTTGGCCACAATTACATTGGTACGGAACATTTATTGTTAGGTTTAATAAGAGAAGGTGAAGGTGTAGCTGCAAGAGTTCTTGAAAATCTTAATATTGACCTTACAAAAGTTAGAACTCAAGTTATAAGGATGCTTGGTGAAACAGCCGAAGTTGGCACAGGGACTAATACAACCAAGGGCAACTTAAAAACTGCTACTCTTGATGAATTCGGAACAAATTTAACAAAATTAGCAAGTGAATCAAAATTAGATCCAGTCGTTGGACGCCATTCAGAGATAGACCGTGTAGTTCAAATACTAGGTAGGAGGACAAAAAATAATCCTGTTCTTATTGGGGAGCCAGGTGTAGGTAAAACAGCTATCGCAGAAGGTTTAGCTCAAAGAATACAAACTGGGGATATTCCAGACATACTTGAAGATAAAAGAGTTTTGACTCTTGATATAGGTCTTTTAGTAGCAGGAACAAAATATAGAGGTGAATTTGAAGAAAGGTTAAAAAAAATAATGGAAGAAATTAAATCAGCAGGTAACGTTATTCTTGTTATAGATGAAGTACATACTTTAATTGGGGCTGGTGCGGCTGAAGGGGCTATAGATGCAGCAAATATACTCAAGCCAGCATTAGCTAGAGGGGAACTTCAATGTATTGGAGCAACAACTCTTGATGAATATAGAAAACATATTGAAAGAGATGCTGCTCTAGAAAGAAGATTCCAGCCTGTAATGGTAGGTGAACCATCTATAGAAGATACAATAGAAATTTTAAAAGGTCTAAGAGAGCGTTACGAACAACATCATCGTCTAAAAATTACTGATGATGCGCTAGAAGCCGCCGCTCATTTAGGGGATCGTTATATATCTGACAGATTTTTACCGGATAAGGCCATTGACCTCATCGACGAGGCTGGAAGTAGAGTACGTTTAATAAATTCTAAACTTCCGCCTGAAGCAAAACAAATAGATAGAGAACTAAGACAAGTCCAAAAACAGAAGGAAGAATCTGTAAGAGATCAAAATTTCGATCAAGCCGGCCAATTACGTGAAAAAGAGATGGAATTGTCTGCAAAAATTAAAGAGGTATTGGATAATAAAAAAGAAACTGCGGCTGGAGATCAAACTGATGTTGATAATTCTGTAAAAAGTGATTCAAAACTTTTACAAAGCCCCCTTGTTAGTGAAGAGGATGTAGCACATATTGTTGCCTCATGGACAGGTGTTCCTGTTCAAAAATTAACAGAAACTGAATCAGTCAAGCTTCTTAATATGGAGGAAACACTTCACCAAAGGCTAATTGGGCAAGATGAAGCTGTAAAGGCTGTTTCAAGAGCTATAAGAAGAGCAAGAGTTGGATTAAAAAATCCTAATAGACCTATCGCAAGTTTTATTTTCTCTGGTCCTACTGGTGTTGGTAAAACTGAATTGACTAAATCTTTAGCTTCCTATTTCTTCGGTAGTGAAGAAGCAATGATCAGATTAGATATGTCAGAATTTATGGAAAGACATACAGTTAGTAAACTTATAGGTTCGCCTCCTGGTTATGTTGGTTTTAATGAAGGTGGTCAGCTTACTGAAGCTGTTAGAAGACGTCCTTATACCGTTGTTTTATTTGATGAGGTAGAAAAGGCTCATCCAGATGTCTTCAACTTATTATTGCAACTACTTGAAGACGGAAGATTAACTGATTCCAAAGGAAGGACTGTAGATTTTAAAAATACATTGTTAATCATGACCTCTAATATTGGTTCAAAAGTTATCGAGAAAGGAGGCGGTGGACTAGGATTCGAATTCTCAGGTGATTCAGTTGAAGATAGCCAATATAATAGAATTAAATCACTAGTTAATGAAGAACTTAAACAATACTTTAGGCCTGAATTTTTAAATAGACTTGATGAAATAATTGTTTTCAGACAACTAACTAAAAATGAAGTTAAAGAAATTGCTGAAATTATGTTGCAAGAAGTTTTTGTTAGATTACAAGATAAAGGCATTAAATTAAATGTCACCGATGCTTTCAAAGAAAGACTTGTTGAAGAAGGTTATAATCCTTCATATGGAGCAAGACCTTTGAGAAGGGCAGTTATGCGTTTACTCGAAGATAGTTTGGCTGAAGAAGTTCTTTCTGGGAGAATAAAAGATGGAGATAATGCTTTAGTTGATATAGATGATAATAAAAAAGTTACAATAAATATTTCTTCTGAAGAATCTTCTCAAGAACTAGCAGGTGCTAACTTCTAA
- a CDS encoding isoprenyl transferase, with protein sequence MSLEKALDNKITDLLMKIDKQKLPKHVAIIMDGNGRWATRKGLPRSFGHKQGVSVLKKILKAAKNLGCEVITVYAFSTENWARPTKEVDFLINLFSEVLKNEIKEIHEESTKIKFIGDLTPFPKNLKEIISSSESLTKNNNKFLFNVCVNYGGRQEIVKVAKKLALKSSSGEIKPSEINEELFNSELLTRGIKDPELLIRTSGEKRISNFLLWQLAYSEIYISDVLWPEFNEHEFLKAIIDYQSRNRRFGGIESLPNESFEDSQYIS encoded by the coding sequence ATGAGTTTAGAAAAAGCATTAGACAATAAAATTACTGACTTATTAATGAAAATAGATAAGCAAAAATTACCCAAGCATGTAGCAATAATTATGGACGGCAATGGGAGATGGGCGACTAGAAAAGGTTTGCCACGATCATTTGGACATAAACAGGGCGTTAGTGTATTAAAAAAAATTCTCAAAGCTGCAAAAAATTTAGGTTGTGAAGTAATTACTGTTTATGCATTTTCAACTGAGAATTGGGCAAGACCAACAAAAGAAGTTGATTTTCTTATAAATCTTTTTAGCGAAGTTCTAAAAAATGAAATTAAAGAGATACATGAAGAATCAACCAAAATAAAATTTATTGGAGATTTAACTCCTTTCCCAAAAAATTTAAAAGAAATAATATCTAGTTCAGAATCACTTACTAAAAACAACAATAAATTTTTATTCAATGTTTGTGTTAATTACGGAGGGAGACAAGAAATAGTAAAAGTAGCAAAAAAACTAGCATTAAAATCTTCTTCTGGGGAAATAAAACCCAGTGAAATTAATGAAGAATTATTTAATTCAGAGTTATTAACTAGAGGGATTAAAGATCCAGAATTACTAATAAGAACTAGTGGTGAAAAAAGGATAAGTAATTTTTTATTATGGCAATTAGCATATTCAGAAATTTATATATCTGACGTACTTTGGCCAGAGTTCAATGAGCATGAATTTCTTAAAGCAATAATTGATTACCAATCAAGAAATAGACGTTTCGGCGGTATAGAATCATTACCAAATGAATCTTTTGAAGATTCTCAATATATTTCCTAA
- the lipA gene encoding lipoyl synthase: protein MRDNNLIKKEKTLRLPSWIKFPISKASEFEKIQTLIKKSNIHTICEEARCPNRAECYASGTATFLLGGSICSRSCAFCQVNKGRPSSINLDECTQVAEAVKVLNLNYVVLTSVARDDLPDHGANLFISTIDEIRKIDSTIKIEVLTPDLWGGGKNFNETNNLQTERLKMILEKDPICFNHNLETVERLQKEVRRGANYKKSLNLLKKSKDIAPHIQTKSGIMLGLGETLDEIKNTICDLKKIDCDQITIGQYLRPSFNHLAVKKYWDPSEFEYLYRFSKELGFKKVSSGPLVRSSYHAG from the coding sequence ATGAGAGACAATAATCTAATCAAGAAAGAAAAAACATTAAGACTTCCCTCCTGGATAAAATTTCCTATTAGTAAAGCCTCAGAGTTCGAAAAAATACAAACTCTCATCAAAAAATCAAATATTCATACTATTTGTGAAGAAGCAAGATGTCCAAATAGAGCAGAATGTTATGCCTCAGGAACAGCCACTTTCTTACTTGGTGGATCGATATGTTCTCGTTCATGTGCTTTTTGTCAGGTAAATAAAGGTAGACCTAGTTCTATCAATCTTGATGAATGTACTCAAGTCGCTGAAGCAGTAAAAGTACTAAATTTGAATTATGTTGTTTTGACATCTGTGGCTAGAGACGATCTCCCTGATCATGGTGCAAATTTATTTATATCTACAATTGATGAGATTAGAAAAATTGATTCAACAATTAAGATAGAGGTTTTAACTCCAGATTTATGGGGTGGGGGCAAAAATTTTAATGAAACTAATAATCTTCAGACTGAGAGATTGAAGATGATATTAGAAAAAGATCCAATATGCTTTAATCATAATCTTGAAACTGTTGAAAGACTGCAAAAAGAAGTTAGGAGAGGTGCAAATTACAAAAAATCCCTAAATTTACTAAAAAAGTCAAAAGATATTGCTCCTCATATTCAAACTAAATCAGGAATTATGTTAGGTCTTGGGGAAACATTGGATGAAATAAAAAATACAATTTGCGATCTCAAAAAAATAGATTGTGATCAAATTACAATTGGCCAATATTTAAGGCCCTCTTTCAATCATTTGGCAGTTAAGAAATATTGGGATCCATCAGAGTTTGAATATTTATATCGCTTCTCTAAGGAATTAGGATTCAAGAAAGTATCTTCTGGCCCGTTAGTTAGAAGTAGTTATCATGCAGGTTAA
- the rimI gene encoding ribosomal protein S18-alanine N-acetyltransferase → MISIKQINKKDIDLCYELDSNTISLWSREQWSNEFKKDGTKIFGLLIENLVIGICVFQVVIDEAQINYFVVNKKFRKKGFGSYLMSYLIKKCEKLNLRKLLLEVSQSNVTAERFYSRFDFSTVGIRKNYYKDGSHALLKEKKLTTK, encoded by the coding sequence ATGATATCTATTAAACAAATAAATAAAAAAGATATTGATTTATGTTATGAATTAGATTCAAATACGATTTCGCTCTGGAGTAGAGAACAATGGTCTAACGAATTCAAAAAAGATGGTACAAAAATCTTTGGATTATTAATTGAAAATTTAGTCATTGGCATATGTGTTTTTCAAGTTGTTATTGATGAAGCTCAAATAAATTATTTTGTAGTAAATAAGAAATTTAGAAAAAAGGGATTTGGATCTTATCTTATGAGCTATTTAATAAAAAAATGTGAAAAATTAAATTTAAGGAAATTACTATTAGAAGTTTCTCAGAGCAATGTTACTGCTGAAAGATTTTATAGTCGCTTTGATTTTTCTACTGTGGGAATAAGAAAAAATTATTATAAAGATGGTTCACATGCTCTTTTAAAAGAAAAAAAATTAACAACAAAATAA
- the psbP gene encoding photosystem II reaction center PsbP: MKNIKFNPFKYLFLVFLCLTLSACSGGLNAGLEAYQSPDGRYAFLYPTGWTRVKVDGGPEIIYHDLINSNETLSLVISDVNKEVQLEQLGSPSEVGQTLIDKVIAPEGSGREVKLINANKREASNHIFYDLEYELNLNAQARHELATVVIDRGTLYTFAVGTNEERWNKVDGMFSNVIESFNFLI, translated from the coding sequence ATGAAAAATATTAAATTTAACCCTTTCAAATATTTATTTTTGGTTTTTTTGTGCTTAACACTGAGTGCTTGTAGTGGCGGACTAAATGCGGGATTAGAAGCTTATCAAAGTCCAGATGGTAGATATGCCTTTTTGTATCCAACAGGATGGACTAGAGTAAAAGTCGATGGAGGTCCTGAAATTATTTATCATGATTTAATAAATAGTAATGAGACCTTAAGTTTAGTTATTTCTGATGTCAATAAAGAGGTTCAATTAGAGCAATTAGGAAGCCCAAGTGAAGTAGGTCAAACATTAATTGATAAAGTTATTGCTCCCGAAGGTTCAGGTAGAGAAGTAAAACTTATAAATGCCAATAAGAGGGAGGCATCCAATCATATTTTTTATGATTTAGAGTATGAATTAAATTTAAATGCACAGGCAAGACATGAATTAGCTACTGTCGTAATTGATAGAGGAACACTTTACACTTTCGCTGTGGGGACAAATGAAGAAAGGTGGAATAAAGTTGACGGTATGTTTAGTAACGTAATTGAATCATTTAACTTCTTAATATAG